One Salmo trutta chromosome 24, fSalTru1.1, whole genome shotgun sequence genomic region harbors:
- the LOC115161019 gene encoding LON peptidase N-terminal domain and RING finger protein 2 isoform X1: MNMETVIQSHQSAQFVHPVYNPGAAGICPEMLEVAEEANRAGDYDLAAEIYSSQLADLQHPDRGLCLRKADALAQTGRIAEALDSYCTAANIGELRPGELQLLVENIARTLREKELTLNINSKATSSHNSGNGNDEVEADGTFEEEPLDLFSCRLCRCLLSEPTTLECGHTFCKHCLEDETVKDCIQCKHKLNKKDGQILSVGFRVNVILSSLLDKCFDSESKARRHWIEGEVSRKKHDYTDALDKYNKAIEQAPSIGRLLGQRAELHMDSRNYSQAIQDAESLCRLKPLCPKAHYIKASALSKANYNDEALKEYFMCVALKPDWMTVKLEAQKLLSELFSSAFEKDGQPTPLHPLQGGPSTRRLKPPALLSSLHPLTTRQRPGCSSQDPAFSASKSSPREGPSYSSKHPLSPSSEAEKPLLEDAKSLASVLAALPAPPGGLKRRHSGDSPAFNAPSKLPRPDEAYSSSHPPAAFPWRRTVAADLLDSRDMECSLCMRLFYEPVTTPCGHTFCLKCLERCLDHNPNCPLCKENLSEYLATRGYNKTLLMEEVLQRYLGDELAERKKIHEEEMKELSNLNQEVPIFVCTMAFPTIPCPLHVFEPCYRLMIRRSMETGTKRFGMCIADELKGFADYGCMLEVRDVKFFPDGRSVVDTIGVSRFKVLSHGQRDGYNTAKIEYLEDKKVEGQELAELQKLYVSVYDQASGWFTSLKDDMKSQIISHFGHLPGKDPDPQSNPSGPAWAWWLLAVLPLDNRAQLTILAMPFLKDRLIAIRRVLIFVTRKRPR; encoded by the exons ATGAACATGGAGACGGTAATCCAATCTCACCAGTCGGCGCAGTTTGTCCACCCGGTATACAACCCTGGAGCAGCGGGTATATGCCCTGAAATGCTCGAGGTGGCAGAGGAAGCAAACCGGGCAGGTGACTACGACCTTGCTGCGGAGATCTATAGTTCTCAGCTGGCGGACCTCCAGCATCCAGACCGGGGCCTCTGTTTGCGCAAAGCTGACGCTTTGGCTCAGACCGGGCGGATAGCAGAGGCGCTTGACTCGTACTGCACCGCGGCCAACATTGGCGAACTTCGGCCAGGCGAATTGCAGCTTCTGGTTGAAAACATAGCACGGACTCTTCGCGAGAAGGAGCTAACGTTAAACATTAATTCGAAGGCAACGAGTTCTCATAATAGTGGGAATGGAAACGATGAGGTTGAGGCCGATGGGACGTTTGAGGAAGAACCCTTGGACTTGTTTTCATGTCGCCTGTGTAGGTGTTTACTGTCAGAACCAACCACCTTGGAGTGCGGCCATACGTTTTGCAAACATTGTTTAGAAGATGAAACTGTTAAAGACTGCATACAATGcaaacataaactgaacaaaaaagACGGACAGATCCTGTCCGTTGGGtttagagtaaatgtcattctcAGTAGTTTGTTGGATAAATGTTTCGACTCTGAAAGTAAAGCCAGGAGACATTGGATAGAAGGTGAGGTCTCACGAAAGAAGCACGATTACACTGATGCCCTGGACAAATACAACAAAGCCATAGAACAGG CGCCATCTATAGGTAGGCTACTGGGACAGCGTGCTGAGCTGCACATGGACAGTAGGAACTACAGCCAGGCCATCCAGGACGCAGAGAGCTTGTGCAGACTCAAACCTCTCTGTCCAAAG GCCCACTACATCAAGGCCTCAGCCCTGAGTAAAGCCAACTACAATGATGAGGCCTTAAAGGAGTACTTCATGTGTGTAGCGCTCAAGCCTGATTGGATGACGGTGAAGCTGGAAGCTCAGAAG ctGCTTAGTGAGCTGTTCTCGTCAGCGTTTGAAAAGGACGGTCAGCCCACTCCCCTACATCCCCTACAGGGTGGTCCCTCCACTCGCCGCCTCAAGCCCCCCGCCCTGCTCAGCTCTTTACACCCCCTCACTACCCGACAGAGGCCTGGCTGCTCCTCTCAg GACCCAGCGTTCAGTGCGAGTAAGAGTTCTCCTCGTGAGGGTCCCTCCTACTCCTCCAAACACCCCCTGTCTCCCAGCAGTGAAGCTGAGAAGCCTCTGCTAGAAGACGCCAAGAGCCTGGCCAGTGTCTTGGCTGCCCTGCCTGCCCCCCCAGGAGGCCTCAAGAGGAGACATAGTGGGGACAGCCCAGCCTTCAACGCCCCCTCCAAACTGCCCAGACCAGATGAAGCCTattcctcctctcaccctcctgCTGCTTTCCCCTGGAGGAGGACAGTGGCTGCAGACCTGCTCGACAGTAGAGATATGGAGTGCTCCCTCTGTATGAG GCTGTTCTATGAGCCCGTCACCACCCCCTGTGGACACACCTTCTGCCTCAAGTGTCTGGAGCGCTGTCTGGACCACAACCCCAATTGCCCTCTCTGCAAAGAGAACCTCTcagag TATCTGGCCACTAGAGGGTACAACAAGACCCTGCTGATGGAGGAGGTGCTGCAGCGTTACCTTGGAGACGAGCTGGCGGAGAGGAAGAAgatccacgaggaggagatgaagGAACTGTCAAA CTTGAACCAGGAAGTGCCAATCTTTGTGTGCACCATGGCCTTCCCCACCATCCCCTGTCCACTGCACGTCTTCGAACCATGCTACCGCCTCATGATCCGCCGCTCCATGGAGACCGGAACCAAACGGTTTGGCATGTGCATTGCTGACGAGTTGAAGGGTTTCGCTGACTATGGCTGCATGCTGGAGGTCCGGGATGTCAAGTTCTTCCCCGATGGGAGGTCCGTGGTTGACACCATTGGAGTGTCCCGCTTCAAAGTGCTGAGCCACGGCCAGAGAGACGGATACAACACGGCCAAGATCGAGTACCTGGAGGAtaagaag GTGGAGGGCCAAGAACTAGCAGAGCTGCAGAAGCTTTATGTATCTGTGTACGACCAGGCCAGTGGCTGGTTCACCTCCCTCAAAGATGACATGAAGAGCCAGATAATTAGCCACTTTGGACACTTACCCGGGAAGGACCCTGACCCACAG AGTAATCCCAGTGGTCCAGCGTGGGCTTGGTGGCTGTTAGCTGTGCTGCCTCTGGACAACCGTGCCCAGCTCACCATCCTGGCCATGCCCTTCCTCAAGGACCGCCTCATCGCCATCCGCAGGGTCCTTATCTTCGTCACGCGCAAGAGACCCCGATGA
- the LOC115161019 gene encoding LON peptidase N-terminal domain and RING finger protein 2 isoform X2 yields MDSRNYSQAIQDAESLCRLKPLCPKAHYIKASALSKANYNDEALKEYFMCVALKPDWMTVKLEAQKLLSELFSSAFEKDGQPTPLHPLQGGPSTRRLKPPALLSSLHPLTTRQRPGCSSQDPAFSASKSSPREGPSYSSKHPLSPSSEAEKPLLEDAKSLASVLAALPAPPGGLKRRHSGDSPAFNAPSKLPRPDEAYSSSHPPAAFPWRRTVAADLLDSRDMECSLCMRLFYEPVTTPCGHTFCLKCLERCLDHNPNCPLCKENLSEYLATRGYNKTLLMEEVLQRYLGDELAERKKIHEEEMKELSNLNQEVPIFVCTMAFPTIPCPLHVFEPCYRLMIRRSMETGTKRFGMCIADELKGFADYGCMLEVRDVKFFPDGRSVVDTIGVSRFKVLSHGQRDGYNTAKIEYLEDKKVEGQELAELQKLYVSVYDQASGWFTSLKDDMKSQIISHFGHLPGKDPDPQSNPSGPAWAWWLLAVLPLDNRAQLTILAMPFLKDRLIAIRRVLIFVTRKRPR; encoded by the exons ATGGACAGTAGGAACTACAGCCAGGCCATCCAGGACGCAGAGAGCTTGTGCAGACTCAAACCTCTCTGTCCAAAG GCCCACTACATCAAGGCCTCAGCCCTGAGTAAAGCCAACTACAATGATGAGGCCTTAAAGGAGTACTTCATGTGTGTAGCGCTCAAGCCTGATTGGATGACGGTGAAGCTGGAAGCTCAGAAG ctGCTTAGTGAGCTGTTCTCGTCAGCGTTTGAAAAGGACGGTCAGCCCACTCCCCTACATCCCCTACAGGGTGGTCCCTCCACTCGCCGCCTCAAGCCCCCCGCCCTGCTCAGCTCTTTACACCCCCTCACTACCCGACAGAGGCCTGGCTGCTCCTCTCAg GACCCAGCGTTCAGTGCGAGTAAGAGTTCTCCTCGTGAGGGTCCCTCCTACTCCTCCAAACACCCCCTGTCTCCCAGCAGTGAAGCTGAGAAGCCTCTGCTAGAAGACGCCAAGAGCCTGGCCAGTGTCTTGGCTGCCCTGCCTGCCCCCCCAGGAGGCCTCAAGAGGAGACATAGTGGGGACAGCCCAGCCTTCAACGCCCCCTCCAAACTGCCCAGACCAGATGAAGCCTattcctcctctcaccctcctgCTGCTTTCCCCTGGAGGAGGACAGTGGCTGCAGACCTGCTCGACAGTAGAGATATGGAGTGCTCCCTCTGTATGAG GCTGTTCTATGAGCCCGTCACCACCCCCTGTGGACACACCTTCTGCCTCAAGTGTCTGGAGCGCTGTCTGGACCACAACCCCAATTGCCCTCTCTGCAAAGAGAACCTCTcagag TATCTGGCCACTAGAGGGTACAACAAGACCCTGCTGATGGAGGAGGTGCTGCAGCGTTACCTTGGAGACGAGCTGGCGGAGAGGAAGAAgatccacgaggaggagatgaagGAACTGTCAAA CTTGAACCAGGAAGTGCCAATCTTTGTGTGCACCATGGCCTTCCCCACCATCCCCTGTCCACTGCACGTCTTCGAACCATGCTACCGCCTCATGATCCGCCGCTCCATGGAGACCGGAACCAAACGGTTTGGCATGTGCATTGCTGACGAGTTGAAGGGTTTCGCTGACTATGGCTGCATGCTGGAGGTCCGGGATGTCAAGTTCTTCCCCGATGGGAGGTCCGTGGTTGACACCATTGGAGTGTCCCGCTTCAAAGTGCTGAGCCACGGCCAGAGAGACGGATACAACACGGCCAAGATCGAGTACCTGGAGGAtaagaag GTGGAGGGCCAAGAACTAGCAGAGCTGCAGAAGCTTTATGTATCTGTGTACGACCAGGCCAGTGGCTGGTTCACCTCCCTCAAAGATGACATGAAGAGCCAGATAATTAGCCACTTTGGACACTTACCCGGGAAGGACCCTGACCCACAG AGTAATCCCAGTGGTCCAGCGTGGGCTTGGTGGCTGTTAGCTGTGCTGCCTCTGGACAACCGTGCCCAGCTCACCATCCTGGCCATGCCCTTCCTCAAGGACCGCCTCATCGCCATCCGCAGGGTCCTTATCTTCGTCACGCGCAAGAGACCCCGATGA